In Trifolium pratense cultivar HEN17-A07 linkage group LG7, ARS_RC_1.1, whole genome shotgun sequence, a genomic segment contains:
- the LOC123894283 gene encoding uncharacterized protein LOC123894283 — translation MLNLLVCGNFQNQLEDDIPQCSSPKSSKSKRKVNNNRDNNPYASRGLDKFSTLLSELDQRRKKVYSQMNPHDISFVRFTYSSNDDFVPIVVKVKNNNQKKHKSEEIKVRHLTSFSEPLDQKHVEEKTKQLPKLELCHDVDDKIKVVEKIEMLKRPSFYVPVVLILILLMLTVFGRSFATVCTCVVWYIVPILKDSSSSKIKKKKDYVNEGLSSPISDSKASNDHKSSGKHSHQKSW, via the coding sequence ATGCTGAACCTTTTAGTTTGTGGCAATTTCCAAAACCAATTAGAAGATGATATACCACAATGTTCAAGTCCCAAATCATCAAAATCCAAAAGAAAAGTCAACAACAACAGAGACAATAACCCTTATGCTTCAAGAGGCTTAGATAAATTTTCTACCCTTTTATCTGAACTTGATCAAAGAAGGAAGAAAGTTTACTCACAAATGAATCCACATGATATATCTTTTGTTCGTTTTACATATTCAAGCAATGATGATTTTGTTCCAATTGTTGTTAAAGTGAAAAACAACAATCAGAAAAAACATAAGAGTGAAGAAATTAAGGTAAGACATTTAACTTCTTTTTCTGAACCATTGGATCAGAAACAtgttgaagaaaaaacaaaacaactaccCAAGTTGGAATTATGTCATGATGTCGATGATAAAATTAAGGTTGTCGAGAAGATTGAAATGTTGAAAAGACCTTCTTTTTATGTTCCGGTTGTGTTGATATTGATTTTGTTAATGTTGACTGTATTTGGAAGATCTTTTGCGACGGTTTGTACATGTGTTGTGTGGTATATAGTACCTATTTTGAAAGATAGTTCAAGTTCAaagatcaagaagaaaaaagattATGTTAATGAAGGATTAAGTTCTCCAATAAGTGATTCTAAAGCATCTAATGATCATAAGAGTTCTGGAAAACATAGTCACCAGAAAAGCTGgtga
- the LOC123894282 gene encoding LIM domain-containing protein WLIM1, which translates to MAFAGTTQKCMSCDKTVYLVDKLTADNRVYHKGCFRCHHCKGTLKLSNYNSFEGVLYCKPHFDQLFKRTGSLDKSFEGTPKIAKPEKTSDNEKPAAAKVSSMFGGTREKCAGCQKTVYPTEKVSVNGTPYHKSCFKCIHGGCVISPSNYIAHEGKLYCKHHHIQLIKEKGNLSQLEGDHEKNANIEVVAAET; encoded by the exons ATGGCTTTTGCAGGAACAACTCAAAAGTGCATGTCTTGTGACAAAACCGTTTATCTTGTTGATAAGTTGACTGCAGATAACCGAGTTTACCACAAAGGTTGCTTCAGATGCCATCACTGCAAAGGAACCCTCAAG CTTAGCAACTATAACTCTTTTGAGGGAGTTCTTTACTGCAAGCCACACTTTGACCAACTCTTCAAAAGAACTGGTAGTCTTGACAAAAGCTTTGAAG GAACACCAAAAATTGCTAAACCAGAAAAAACCAGTGATAATGAG AAACCTGCAGCAGCCAAAGTGTCTAGCATGTTTGGTGGTACCAGAGAGAAATGTGCTGGTTGTCAGAAAACAGTTTACCCTACTGAAAAG GTTAGTGTGAATGGAACTCCTTATCATAAGAGTTGTTTCAAATGCATTCATGGAGGGTGTGTTATAAGTCCTTCTAATTACATTGCACATGAAGGAAAACTGTATTGTAAACACCACCATATCCAACTGATCAAGGAGAAGGGTAATTTAAGCCAGCTTGAAGGTGATCATGAGAAGAATGCTAACATTGAAGTAGTTGCAGCTGAGACATGA
- the LOC123894281 gene encoding F-box protein SKIP23-like has translation MLIADWSKLPKELLQIISEKLNCEFHELRFRSVCSSWRSSSIPPKNHLLNLPSKFPYPSKNNNNTSTYPIFKRTIFLINPPPNQQQQQTLNPWLIKIGLDSRGRTSLWNPLSRDKQLRLRFQLPHYFDFNQLSLFKLGHEFVIGDFPSVYPNESYSTENSHFMKKVVAYDDTLNSGNDRSCSVLLTIHISGKLAIFRSGDQQWMIMPEMPPNPYTDVCVFNGRPIAVDSAGRTVVVGSDLSLDLVAEAVFGGDTKYLVESDGELLLVDKYSNRVGQFRQFRQFERSDYEQSDLFSFGAVDERDYVIGIERAVRFDVFRLDENDKKWVKLTNLGDRVLFLGKDCAFSVKASNLPMANGNCLIFRDDDYGRDLHSTGLGIDVFCLDKQQILPLSSLPRCSNLFWPPPQWTGLD, from the coding sequence ATGTTGATAGCAGACTGGTCTAAACTCCCTAAAGAACTTCTCCAAATCATTTCCGAAAAACTGAACTGCGAATTCCATGAACTACGCTTCCGATCTGTATGTTCATCATGGCGTTCTTCTTCCATTCCTCCCAAAAACCATCTTCTCAACTTACCTTCCAAATTCCCATACCCttccaaaaacaacaacaacacttcCACTTACCCTATCTTTAAACGCACCATTTTCCTCATCAACCCACCtccaaatcaacaacaacaacaaaccctaaacccttGGCTCATCAAAATCGGTCTTGACTCACGTGGCCGTACTAGTCTCTGGAACCCTCTCTCACGTGATAAGCAACTTCGTCTTCGATTTCAACTCCCTCATTACTTTGATTTCAACCAACTATCACTCTTCAAACTCGGTCATGAGTTTGTCATCGGTGATTTTCCTTCCGTATATCCCAATGAGTCTTATTCTACTGAGAACTCACACTTTATGAAGAAGGTTGTTGCTTATGATGACACATTGAATTCTGGCAACGATAGGAGTTGTTCTGTTCTTCTCACTATTCATATTTCCGGGAAACTTGCCATTTTTCGGAGTGGTGATCAGCAGTGGATGATTATGCCTGAAATGCCTCCGAATCCTTACACCGATGTATGTGTTTTCAATGGGAGGCCTATTGCTGTTGATAGTGCTGGTCGGACTGTTGTGGTGGGATCGGATTTAAGTTTGGATTTGGTGGCGGAGGCTGTGTTTGGGGGAGATACAAAATATTTGGTGGAGAGTGATGGTGAGTTGTTGCTAGTTGATAAGTATTCCAATCGTGTTGGACAGTTTAGGCAGTTTAGGCAGTTTGAGCGGTCTGACTATGAGCAGTCTGACCTATTTTCTTTCGGTGCTGTTGATGAAAGAGATTACGTGATTGGAATAGAGAGAGCTGTGAGATTTGATGTGTTTAGGCTTGATGAAAATGACAAGAAATGGGTGAAGTTGACAAATTTGGGGGATAGGGTTTTGTTTTTGGGGAAAGATTGTGCTTTTTCTGTTAAGGCTTCGAATTTGCCTATGGCAAATGGGAATTGCCTGATATTTAGGGATGATGATTATGGCCGTGATCTTCATTCAACTGGGCTTGGGATAGACGTTTTTTGCTTGGATAAACAACAGATTTTGCCTTTGTCCAGTCTTCCTCGTTGTTCTAACTTGTTTTGGCCACCTCCTCAATGGACCGGATTGGATTGA